In a single window of the Thermus amyloliquefaciens genome:
- a CDS encoding type 4a pilus biogenesis protein PilO, which yields MLARLGQREWALIAIALTLVVALLWYFLLIVPLRQKTETVRQEIARLIPERDRGRQAQRALPELRAAIAELQAERQAFLRALPREERLAQVLNEILTEALRSGVTVRSFTRSPTSAPVPEVRAVNLALSLEAPFPETYAYLRRLEGLSRFSSLSGLNLSVQGQEANPLLSTSLTLTLYMLAKELGEPEGSTQTQAAPPPTAQGGGQ from the coding sequence GTGCTCGCTAGGCTGGGACAGCGGGAATGGGCCCTGATCGCCATCGCCCTCACCCTGGTGGTGGCCCTCCTTTGGTACTTCCTCCTCATCGTCCCCCTGCGCCAAAAAACGGAAACCGTTCGCCAGGAGATAGCGCGGCTGATCCCCGAGCGGGATAGGGGCCGTCAGGCCCAGCGGGCCCTACCGGAACTCCGGGCAGCCATCGCCGAGCTCCAGGCCGAGCGCCAGGCCTTCCTCAGGGCCCTTCCCCGGGAAGAACGCCTGGCCCAGGTCTTGAACGAGATCCTGACCGAGGCCTTGCGCAGCGGGGTCACGGTGCGCTCCTTCACCCGCTCCCCCACCTCGGCCCCGGTGCCCGAGGTGCGGGCGGTGAACCTGGCCCTCTCCCTCGAGGCGCCCTTCCCCGAAACCTATGCCTACCTGAGGCGCCTGGAGGGGCTTTCCCGCTTTAGCTCCCTTTCCGGGCTCAACCTCAGCGTCCAGGGCCAGGAGGCAAACCCCCTCCTCTCCACCAGCCTGACCCTGACCCTCTACATGCTGGCCAAGGAGCTGGGCGAGCCCGAAGGCTCCACCCAGACGCAAGCCGCACCCCCGCCAACAGCCCAAGGAGGTGGCCAGTGA
- a CDS encoding competence protein, whose translation MIRLNLLPKNLRRRIEPGWWRLAAGVFALLTLSLLGVLHYTAYTELTLAQQERDALQAEVEALKPFIAEQNRLQQERRTLEALLAIREGLKQNFVPWSEYLAAFIRQIPQEGGRLPVALRSVGTRAVPAEEATQMAQAGTFDGKRVRVEFTVQGEALNQNALVNFVRAFETSPRFGIEFQGASLDQNRGLYTFSARVGLVGGEEGAR comes from the coding sequence TTGATTAGGCTCAACCTTCTCCCCAAGAATCTACGCCGCCGCATTGAACCGGGCTGGTGGCGTCTGGCGGCGGGGGTCTTCGCCCTGCTGACCCTTTCCCTTTTGGGCGTTCTCCACTACACGGCCTACACCGAACTTACCCTGGCCCAGCAGGAAAGGGATGCCCTACAGGCGGAGGTGGAGGCCTTAAAACCCTTTATCGCGGAGCAGAACCGCCTGCAGCAGGAGAGGCGGACCCTCGAGGCCCTCCTCGCCATCCGGGAAGGCCTCAAGCAGAACTTCGTCCCCTGGTCGGAGTATCTGGCCGCCTTCATCCGCCAGATCCCCCAGGAGGGGGGCCGGCTTCCCGTGGCCCTGCGTTCCGTGGGCACCCGGGCGGTTCCCGCGGAAGAGGCCACCCAGATGGCCCAGGCAGGCACCTTTGACGGCAAGCGGGTGCGGGTGGAGTTCACCGTACAGGGGGAGGCGCTGAACCAAAACGCCCTGGTGAACTTCGTGCGGGCCTTTGAAACCTCGCCCCGCTTCGGCATAGAGTTCCAAGGGGCTTCCTTGGACCAGAACCGGGGGCTTTACACCTTCAGCGCCCGGGTGGGCTTGGTGGGAGGTGAGGAAGGTGCTCGCTAG
- a CDS encoding DUF5317 domain-containing protein yields the protein MELRAPWTFLLAALAEGGLAYGTHRGLFQPEWAGPLAKALVLLLVGYGLYQNRHLKSLYLVLVGLALNALVIFANGGHMPVSLEALQRAGIEGWEELLKTRGDAVHSLLDENTRLPFLGDVIALPPLRKAVSPGDLFILAGIAGVVVEGALRVGGRRLPLRQGALRVLAFLVLVLLLLALRP from the coding sequence ATAGAGCTCCGGGCCCCTTGGACCTTCCTCCTGGCCGCCTTGGCGGAGGGGGGCCTGGCCTACGGCACCCACCGGGGCCTTTTCCAGCCCGAGTGGGCCGGCCCCCTGGCCAAGGCCTTGGTCCTCCTCCTGGTGGGCTATGGCCTTTACCAAAACCGTCACCTGAAAAGCCTTTACCTGGTCCTGGTGGGCCTCGCCTTGAACGCCCTGGTCATCTTCGCCAACGGGGGGCATATGCCCGTGAGCCTGGAGGCCTTGCAAAGGGCGGGTATTGAGGGCTGGGAGGAGCTTTTAAAAACCCGGGGGGATGCGGTGCATAGCCTTCTAGACGAGAACACCCGCCTCCCCTTCCTGGGGGACGTGATCGCCCTGCCCCCCCTGCGCAAGGCGGTGAGCCCGGGGGACCTCTTCATCCTGGCAGGGATCGCCGGGGTGGTGGTGGAAGGAGCCCTCAGGGTAGGCGGAAGGCGGCTTCCCCTGCGCCAAGGGGCCCTGAGGGTGCTGGCCTTCCTCGTGTTGGTCCTCCTCCTACTTGCCCTTCGCCCTTGA
- the pilM gene encoding type IV pilus assembly protein PilM has product MFSGLSKLFKPRVEALGLEIGAANLKLVELSGNPPALRALATRPTPTGILAEGVITEPQALAQELKELLAEAKVRKRYVVTAVPNPSVILRTLQVPKMPLKEMEEAVRWEAERYIPFPIDEVVLDFAPLDPLAEVAEGEQVEVMVGAARQEAVASLLEALRGAGLTPIVLDVKPFAGLYPLEAQLTSDPEGVSVAVEIGAESTSLVLLKGNRPLAVRILTLSGKDFTEAIGKNFGLDFLTAEEVKRTYGLATIPTEDEELLLDFDAERERYSPAKIYDAIRPVLVELTQEIRRSLEFFRVQLGDVQPEVGYLYGGGSRLRGLATLLTDTLGVNFTVPDPWQGIQVDPRRFDLEGIKQMGPEFMVPMGLALRGVMPLD; this is encoded by the coding sequence GTGTTTTCGGGTTTGAGCAAGCTATTTAAACCCCGCGTGGAGGCGCTGGGCCTGGAGATCGGCGCCGCCAACCTAAAGCTGGTGGAGCTTTCCGGAAACCCTCCTGCCCTCAGAGCCCTGGCCACCCGGCCCACCCCTACGGGCATTCTGGCGGAAGGGGTCATCACCGAGCCCCAGGCCCTGGCCCAGGAACTGAAGGAGCTCCTGGCCGAAGCCAAGGTGCGCAAGCGCTATGTGGTGACCGCCGTCCCCAACCCCAGCGTGATTCTCCGCACCCTTCAGGTACCCAAGATGCCCCTTAAGGAAATGGAGGAGGCGGTGCGCTGGGAGGCGGAACGCTACATCCCCTTTCCCATAGACGAGGTGGTCCTGGACTTCGCCCCCTTGGATCCCCTGGCCGAGGTGGCCGAGGGGGAGCAGGTGGAGGTGATGGTGGGCGCCGCCCGGCAGGAAGCGGTGGCCTCCCTCCTGGAGGCCCTCCGGGGAGCAGGCCTGACCCCCATCGTCCTGGACGTCAAACCCTTCGCCGGCCTCTACCCTCTGGAGGCCCAGCTCACCAGCGACCCCGAGGGGGTTTCCGTGGCCGTGGAGATCGGGGCGGAAAGCACCAGCCTGGTCCTCCTTAAGGGAAACCGCCCCTTGGCGGTGCGCATCCTCACCCTTTCCGGCAAGGACTTCACCGAAGCCATCGGGAAAAACTTCGGCCTGGACTTCCTCACCGCCGAGGAGGTGAAGCGCACCTACGGCCTCGCCACCATCCCCACCGAGGACGAGGAGCTTCTTCTGGACTTTGACGCCGAGAGGGAACGCTACAGCCCCGCCAAAATCTACGACGCCATCCGCCCCGTTCTGGTGGAGCTCACCCAGGAGATCCGGAGGAGCTTGGAGTTCTTCCGGGTGCAACTGGGGGACGTGCAACCGGAGGTGGGGTACCTCTATGGCGGGGGGAGCCGGCTTCGGGGCCTGGCCACCTTGCTGACCGATACCCTGGGGGTTAACTTTACCGTCCCCGATCCTTGGCAAGGCATCCAAGTGGATCCCCGGCGCTTCGACCTAGAAGGGATAAAGCAGATGGGGCCGGAGTTCATGGTGCCCATGGGCCTGGCCTTGCGGGGGGTGATGCCCCTTGATTAG
- a CDS encoding secretin N-terminal domain-containing protein yields MRKALIKLLIPLSLALGVGWAGSLPQEPRFDAKVDLKVSESQVRAGLTLPLDVVLEALARSVGLQPLIYRAYDPTGDPAKAQPPLPNIKLDFQGKPFREVWELLFATYGTQFNLDYLFLPPDVVVVAPTQVITALVDAPSRTGAMERKPYLVAIPEIAYRRTETDAQGQTRTVVNIDGAKGWVQNDLLPFLSREAAGLSVNWIVVEESGKLRALLSVLATPEQHARFSDILQRAGIDFRPLPALTLPKPRVERTYALSHASFPELLPFLQNQVPGAQITPVPTDPKRALVTATEEDHTRLSELLKTADVPRPTPVVRRVYALQNLTFQEAQERLRPILDKELKGARLEAIPGNPKALLLEATEADQALFTEILKAADVPPQVAPPAQEATVRRLYPLRFADAEKVAPFLAREVPGIVVQTVPGQSVLSVRGTEKQLAEVENLLAQIDRAPEQGPPVFQRSYQLSNAKASELAKVLQEALQARQAQTPQGQAPSPTPLRQATVVADERTNTLIVTGTQEDLSLVEGLIPRLDQAVPQVNLRVRIQEVQSNFTRNLGLKWNTIAGGNVAASILDSGLSLIFDSTRSLAALNILATLEALQRQGLSRALRDVNQTVLNNQTARLQSGETFLIRRVVGDRVERVPFDIGIIVEVTPQITADGQILLNIKAEVSGNVQRNPVDGDVDRFTKQVVTTTLRVRDGQTVVLGGLTSQENNQVQQGVPLLMDIPLIGELFKQRTQETTDRELLVVITADILKETASR; encoded by the coding sequence GTGAGAAAAGCCCTTATCAAACTTCTGATCCCCCTTTCTTTGGCCCTGGGCGTGGGATGGGCGGGAAGCCTTCCCCAGGAGCCCCGTTTTGACGCCAAGGTGGACCTGAAGGTTTCCGAAAGCCAGGTCCGGGCTGGGCTCACCCTGCCCCTAGACGTGGTCCTGGAAGCCCTGGCCCGGAGCGTGGGGCTCCAGCCCCTCATCTACCGGGCCTACGACCCCACCGGGGACCCGGCCAAGGCCCAGCCCCCCTTGCCCAACATCAAGTTGGACTTTCAGGGCAAGCCCTTCCGGGAGGTCTGGGAGCTCCTCTTCGCCACCTATGGCACCCAGTTCAACCTGGACTACCTCTTCCTGCCCCCGGACGTGGTGGTGGTGGCCCCCACCCAGGTGATCACCGCCTTGGTGGACGCCCCAAGCCGCACCGGGGCCATGGAGCGGAAACCCTACCTGGTGGCCATCCCCGAGATCGCCTACCGGCGCACGGAAACCGACGCCCAAGGCCAAACCCGCACCGTGGTGAACATCGATGGGGCCAAGGGCTGGGTGCAAAACGATCTTCTCCCCTTCCTCTCCCGCGAGGCGGCAGGCCTCAGCGTGAACTGGATCGTGGTGGAGGAAAGCGGCAAGCTCAGGGCCCTTCTTTCCGTCCTGGCCACCCCGGAACAGCACGCCCGCTTCTCCGACATCCTCCAGCGGGCGGGGATTGACTTCCGCCCCCTGCCCGCCCTGACCCTGCCTAAGCCCCGGGTGGAACGCACCTACGCCCTCAGCCACGCCAGCTTCCCCGAGCTCCTCCCCTTCTTGCAAAACCAGGTGCCGGGCGCCCAGATCACCCCCGTCCCCACGGACCCCAAACGGGCCCTCGTCACCGCCACCGAGGAGGACCACACCCGCCTTAGCGAACTCCTCAAGACCGCGGACGTGCCCAGACCCACCCCTGTGGTACGCCGGGTCTACGCCCTGCAAAACCTCACCTTCCAGGAGGCCCAGGAAAGGCTTCGCCCCATCCTGGACAAGGAGCTGAAGGGAGCCCGTCTAGAAGCCATTCCCGGAAATCCCAAAGCCCTCCTCCTGGAGGCCACCGAAGCCGATCAGGCCCTCTTCACGGAAATCCTTAAGGCCGCGGATGTGCCTCCCCAGGTGGCCCCGCCCGCCCAGGAGGCCACGGTGCGCAGGCTCTACCCCTTGCGCTTCGCCGACGCGGAAAAGGTGGCCCCCTTCCTGGCCCGGGAGGTGCCGGGGATCGTGGTGCAGACCGTGCCTGGGCAATCGGTCCTTTCGGTGCGGGGCACGGAGAAGCAACTGGCGGAGGTGGAGAACCTGCTGGCCCAAATCGACCGGGCCCCCGAACAGGGGCCACCCGTCTTCCAGCGCTCCTACCAGCTTTCCAACGCCAAGGCCTCGGAGCTGGCCAAGGTGCTCCAGGAGGCCTTGCAGGCCCGGCAGGCGCAAACGCCCCAGGGCCAGGCCCCGTCGCCAACCCCCCTGCGCCAAGCCACGGTGGTGGCGGACGAGCGCACCAACACCTTGATCGTCACGGGCACCCAGGAGGACTTGAGCCTGGTGGAAGGCCTTATCCCCAGGCTGGACCAGGCGGTGCCTCAGGTGAACCTTAGGGTGCGCATCCAGGAGGTGCAGTCCAACTTCACCCGCAACCTAGGCCTCAAGTGGAACACCATCGCCGGCGGGAACGTGGCCGCCAGCATTCTGGATTCGGGGCTTTCCCTCATCTTTGACAGCACCCGGAGCCTGGCGGCCTTGAACATCCTGGCCACCCTCGAGGCCCTCCAGCGCCAAGGCCTCTCCCGGGCCCTAAGGGACGTGAACCAGACCGTGCTCAACAACCAGACCGCCCGACTCCAGTCCGGGGAGACCTTCCTCATCCGCCGGGTGGTGGGGGACCGGGTGGAAAGGGTGCCCTTTGACATCGGCATCATCGTGGAGGTTACCCCCCAGATCACCGCCGATGGGCAGATCCTCCTCAACATCAAGGCGGAGGTCTCCGGCAACGTGCAACGCAACCCCGTGGACGGGGACGTGGACCGCTTCACCAAGCAGGTGGTGACCACCACCCTCAGGGTGCGGGACGGGCAGACGGTGGTCCTGGGGGGCCTCACCTCTCAGGAGAACAACCAGGTGCAGCAGGGAGTCCCCCTCCTCATGGATATCCCCCTCATCGGGGAACTCTTCAAACAGCGCACCCAGGAAACCACCGACCGGGAACTTCTGGTGGTCATCACCGCCGACATCCTGAAGGAAACCGCAAGCCGCTAG
- the aroC gene encoding chorismate synthase, giving the protein MRFLTAGESHGPELLAIIEGLPAGLPLTEEDINPWLEKRQKGYGRGRRMVIETDRVEFRAGVRAGRTTGAPVALAIRNADHRNWVEIMDPAPGNEPRKKALTAARPGHADLSGGIKYGHKDLRDVLERASARETAMRVAVGAVALKLLSLLGVEGVGYVPGMAGVWARVPFSWDLVPRIEESPLRMTDPEAEAEAIRRIDQAKAEGDTLGGVIEARFRGLVPGLGSHVHWDRKLDGRLAQMALSIPAVKGVEIGPAFENAMRRGSEVHDPIYWDPERGFYRKTNRAGGLEGGMTTGEELILRAALKPIATLMKPLPTVDVVTHEPADAARERSDVTAVPAASVILCALSAIVLAQAYLEKFGGDTMEEIQERVERYKTRVRSY; this is encoded by the coding sequence ATGAGGTTTCTCACCGCAGGCGAGTCCCACGGGCCCGAGCTCTTGGCCATCATTGAAGGCCTGCCCGCCGGCCTCCCCCTCACCGAGGAGGACATCAACCCCTGGCTGGAAAAAAGGCAAAAGGGCTACGGGCGGGGCCGGCGCATGGTCATAGAAACCGACCGGGTGGAGTTCCGCGCCGGGGTCAGGGCCGGCCGCACCACGGGGGCCCCCGTGGCCTTGGCCATCCGAAATGCCGACCACCGGAACTGGGTGGAGATCATGGACCCCGCCCCGGGGAACGAGCCCCGCAAGAAGGCGCTCACCGCTGCCCGCCCTGGCCATGCGGACCTCTCGGGGGGCATCAAGTACGGGCACAAGGACCTTAGGGACGTGCTGGAGAGGGCCAGCGCCCGGGAGACCGCCATGCGGGTGGCGGTGGGGGCGGTGGCCCTGAAGCTCCTTTCCCTCCTGGGGGTGGAAGGCGTAGGGTACGTGCCGGGGATGGCCGGGGTTTGGGCCCGGGTGCCCTTCTCCTGGGACCTGGTGCCCCGCATAGAGGAAAGCCCCCTGCGCATGACCGACCCCGAGGCGGAGGCGGAAGCCATCCGCCGCATAGACCAGGCCAAGGCGGAAGGGGACACCCTGGGCGGGGTGATTGAGGCCCGCTTCCGCGGCCTGGTTCCGGGCCTGGGCAGCCACGTGCACTGGGACCGGAAGCTGGACGGGCGCCTGGCCCAGATGGCCCTTTCCATCCCCGCGGTGAAGGGGGTGGAGATCGGCCCGGCCTTTGAGAACGCCATGCGGCGGGGCTCGGAGGTGCACGACCCCATCTACTGGGACCCGGAACGGGGCTTTTACCGCAAGACCAACCGGGCGGGGGGCCTCGAGGGGGGCATGACCACGGGGGAGGAACTCATCCTGAGGGCCGCCCTAAAGCCCATCGCCACCCTGATGAAACCCCTTCCCACCGTGGACGTGGTGACCCACGAGCCCGCGGACGCCGCCAGGGAGCGCTCCGACGTCACCGCCGTACCCGCAGCCAGCGTGATCCTTTGCGCCCTCTCCGCCATCGTGCTGGCCCAGGCCTACCTGGAGAAGTTTGGCGGGGACACTATGGAAGAGATACAAGAACGAGTGGAGCGG
- a CDS encoding type III pantothenate kinase, with amino-acid sequence MLLAIDIGNTSTVLGVFSGDDLIAHFRIHTDRMRMESEYRVMLRNLFALENLPPPKAALLSSVVPPVEREMKQAIEKLFGIEARVVDPGATGLEIAIDNPREAGTDRLVNAVGALGYPSPTGRYIVVDFGTATTFDLVEAPGRYLGGAITIGPQTAADALAARTAKLPRIDLVPPAQVVGKNTLDALRSGLVLGYAALVEGMVRRFKEEAGEALVIATGGFAETLRDLCPSFDVVDEDLTLKGLLRIHKGLG; translated from the coding sequence ATGCTCCTGGCCATAGACATCGGCAACACCTCCACGGTCTTGGGGGTTTTTTCCGGGGACGACCTCATCGCCCACTTCCGCATCCACACCGACCGGATGCGCATGGAAAGCGAGTACCGGGTGATGCTACGAAACCTCTTCGCCCTAGAAAACCTTCCCCCTCCCAAGGCCGCCCTCCTCTCCAGCGTGGTACCCCCGGTGGAGCGGGAGATGAAGCAGGCCATAGAAAAGCTCTTCGGCATAGAGGCCCGGGTGGTGGACCCCGGGGCCACGGGGCTAGAGATCGCCATAGACAACCCCCGGGAGGCCGGCACGGACCGCCTGGTGAACGCCGTGGGCGCCTTGGGCTACCCTAGCCCCACGGGGCGCTACATCGTGGTGGACTTCGGTACCGCCACCACCTTTGACCTGGTGGAGGCCCCGGGCCGCTACCTGGGCGGGGCCATCACCATCGGCCCCCAGACCGCCGCCGACGCCCTGGCCGCCCGGACCGCCAAGCTTCCCCGCATTGACCTGGTCCCCCCCGCCCAGGTGGTGGGCAAGAACACCCTGGACGCCCTGCGCTCGGGCCTGGTCCTGGGCTACGCCGCCTTGGTGGAGGGCATGGTGCGCCGCTTCAAGGAGGAAGCCGGGGAGGCCCTGGTGATCGCCACCGGGGGGTTTGCGGAAACCCTACGGGATCTTTGCCCCTCCTTTGACGTGGTGGACGAGGACCTAACCCTTAAGGGCCTCCTTCGCATCCACAAGGGGCTAGGGTAA
- a CDS encoding homoisocitrate dehydrogenase, whose protein sequence is MAYRICLIEGDGIGHEVIPAARQVLEATGLPLEFVEAEAGWETFERRGTSVPEETVEKILSCQATLFGAATSPTRKVPGFFGAIRYLRRRLDLYANVRPAKSRPVPGSRSGVDLVIVRENTEGLYVEQERRYLDVAIADAVISKKASERIGRVALRIAESRPRKTLHIAHKANVLPVTQGLFLDTVREVAKDYPLVNVQDIIVDNCAMQLVMRPERFDVIVTTNLLGDILSDLTAGLVGGLGLAPSANIGDTTAVFEPVHGSAPDIAGKGIANPTAAILSAAMMLEYLGEKEAAKKVEKAVDLVLERGPRTPDLGGTATTETFTKAVVETLKAL, encoded by the coding sequence ATGGCGTATCGCATCTGCTTGATTGAGGGCGACGGGATCGGCCACGAGGTCATCCCAGCGGCAAGGCAAGTTCTGGAGGCCACCGGTCTTCCCCTGGAGTTCGTGGAGGCCGAGGCGGGCTGGGAAACCTTTGAGCGAAGAGGGACCTCCGTCCCAGAGGAAACCGTGGAGAAAATCCTTTCTTGCCAGGCCACCCTCTTCGGGGCCGCCACCAGTCCCACCAGGAAGGTACCGGGCTTTTTCGGAGCCATCCGCTACTTGAGGCGCAGGCTGGACCTTTACGCCAACGTGCGCCCCGCCAAAAGCCGCCCCGTGCCGGGAAGCCGGAGTGGGGTGGACCTCGTCATCGTACGGGAGAACACCGAGGGGCTTTACGTGGAGCAGGAGCGGCGCTACCTGGACGTGGCCATCGCCGATGCGGTGATTTCCAAGAAGGCCAGCGAGCGCATTGGGCGCGTGGCGTTAAGGATCGCGGAAAGCCGCCCCCGTAAAACCCTGCACATCGCCCACAAGGCCAACGTGCTTCCCGTGACCCAGGGGCTTTTCCTGGACACCGTACGGGAGGTTGCCAAGGACTACCCGTTGGTGAACGTGCAGGACATCATCGTGGATAACTGCGCCATGCAGCTCGTCATGCGCCCCGAGCGCTTTGACGTGATCGTGACCACCAACCTTCTGGGGGATATCCTTTCCGACCTGACCGCGGGGCTTGTGGGGGGCCTGGGCCTGGCCCCCTCCGCCAACATCGGGGACACCACCGCGGTCTTTGAACCTGTGCACGGCTCCGCCCCCGACATCGCCGGAAAGGGGATCGCCAACCCCACGGCGGCCATCCTCTCCGCCGCCATGATGCTGGAGTACCTGGGGGAGAAGGAAGCCGCCAAGAAGGTGGAGAAGGCGGTGGACCTGGTGCTGGAAAGGGGCCCCCGTACCCCGGATCTGGGCGGCACTGCCACCACGGAAACCTTCACCAAGGCGGTGGTGGAAACGCTTAAGGCCCTTTAA